Within Planococcus citri chromosome 2, ihPlaCitr1.1, whole genome shotgun sequence, the genomic segment ATTATCACCAGGACGTTAATTACGACATTAAACCCGGCACATGGAACTGTTACAACAACCTATACTGTAACTCGATTTATCAACACATCACATCGCAGCTATCTTCAATACCATACGATACGGTAGTAAACCCTAATACGAGTAGTACACACTCCagtaggagagaaaaaaaaagcactaggAGAAGATGTGAAAATCCATCTTGCAGGATgactttcattttcatggtaATTTCACATGGGCTGTGTGCGAGTTCGGGATGCATCGAGAAGACGACATGACACGCTATAGACTCAtagatgaaaaaacaaacgttGCAAATTAACTATTTAAATGTACAAATATATGGCGGAATTTGGCCATGGTCTATGTTCACAGAATGAGAATGCTGAGAACCACTTCCTTATGTCTGCCAACTCATACAGTATAGACTTTCGTTCGCGACACATTAAACTTTAATCTAGTATAACACAACCGAAGTCGAAGGAAAGGTAGGTAGTAGTTACCTAGGTATAGTTATGAGTTGCGTAGGTGAAAGCTATACACATTGGTATTTGTCCTATGCATGTCCCATCACATTTAGTATATGTGATAATGTATCTACTCGTAGTGTACCTGTACACGTACAATACGCTTGTCTAGGCATCGTGGTCATTATACCAGCGACACTTTTACCTATAGCATCTTCATCTTTGTTTTTCTCTTTCTGTCTGTTCATTACGAGTAAGAAGACCTGATCACTTTGTCTTTGTTTTGTCTCTTGTCATAACTAACGATGTAATGTGTATGTAATTGTTAAATTAGACATTACATTTACATGCACTGGTccatgtactcgtatatcgaCAAGGTAACTCGCCAAATGCGTCAGTTCTTTTCACTCGTGCCGTCTCACTAACGGGTGCCATTTTTTAATAGTTTAAAAAACAATGTCGCACGGTACCTATCCACTAATTGCGCTCGGGAGTAACTATTTCTTTCTTTGGTGATGACCGTTTTCACTTTCCACAAATCGATGACACACTGCACCATACTGGTACTTTCCATCACTATTTGGCTGCAAAGAGCAATCTTCCAACACTGGCCAATGTCGATGTCGCATCTTCCAAGTTAATGATTCGTGTAAATAGAATTTAAACGGAAGTTAAACGCGATGGCAGCGACGGCGGCGGCGCCATCGTCGTTCCAATATTCTGTTAATTTTTTaccgtggaaaaaaaatctcgttggGAAACTCTGTACTGTGTGTCGTTAATAGGTTTATATCAATTATAAATTGACGATGACAACGTGTCTATAATATAATGTATGGCATTCCGAGCGTACAGATTTTCATCATCGCGTCGGTTGTAGTGAAGATGAAGCGGGAAGCGAGGGGGGGAGAACCTCATCTCTTGACAACTTGGCGTACTTAtagtgtaggtactcgtacctatatagTAAGCTATAACATTCGACCAATGTATTCTTTAGTATCGATACATAACCGATATTCGTGAAAGTTAATTTATCCTCGACGATCGTTATTTGATTATGATCCTCTCGACAGTTTATATTGGTCATTGGGTCAAATACACGACGACTATATGGTGTAAATGTATACGAATACACTCATAGATATACgaggtataggtaaggtacccacCGATGAAGTTTAATATAATATGTATGATGTTCgaggtactcgtatgtaatagTGGGAGTGAAATTAATGGTCGACCATTTAATCAGGACTATACAACCGACCCAttctatacctataggtatagatTTAATGATAAAAATAGATAGGCTATTGCATTACATTATATTAGCTTATTTATTATACTCAGGTATCTTGACTCGTAGTTGTAATTAATTTTCCACTCGCGAAAGTGATTtctaatggattttttttctttttacaggATGTTTGGATTAAGATGCCAGATCGGGTGGTAGCCTTACAGCTACTGTCATCGTATTGGTTAGCTGTGATTCTACCGCCCTTACCGGGAATACTTTGTTTCAGTGCAATATACAATAATGAACGCATTTCCGCTTTTTCTAATCTTTCGCCATATTTTCACCAAGGTAAATATCTACACATTTGATGCGTATTTTATTGTATGTAGTAAATAGTAAGATGTACGATACATTCTATTTCTTTACTCAAGTAGTAAGTAATTCTGAAAAACTAAGCATGATGTTGCAccaccataaaaaaaatacggTAAGGATTTTCACGTGGGAAATTCAACAACAAAATTCGATCAAGAAAATATGATTATCGACTTCAAAATGTCTTTTGATTTCGCTTGAATTGTTTTTACAAAGTCTAACCAACTctatagtttaaaaaaaaaaaatacagtttgaaAACTCAatgaacagaaatttcaaaaatttcaataaataattttgaaaagccgaaatttgcaatttttaataaaaaaggcCATCTGAGAAAATTGAACTCAAAGTAAAAACGACGACTTCAAAATTCTGATaaattgatatcattttttaaaaagaaggcttttttcaggtacctacatagaacgattcgaatcaaaaatacatacctaaatACCATTATTTTTTCGGATGTGATccatatcaattttttagacgTGATTTTTGTAATTCGCATTTTGGGCTTCTCGTGTTCTTCATTAGACGACATCActagagctgggatttttatgctttgcatatttttttatggactagaaaaagtgcatatttgatAAGATCTCCACGAATCACGAAATTTCCTGACGAATGAGCCCAatatcattttgcatattttgcatattttatcatattttaGCGTAAACCCTGcaaatttgagcattttctggtattttttttgctctattttatggaaatttttcaaaaactgacatAAACAACACaacattaaaaacattttttatagtGAATTTATCATTACAAAATGGCTCGTTttcctactttttaaaaataagaagtgtatttttattgattactgcgttcattttgttttaaattgacagttttcatgtttttcaacttgaaggATCCTTCTCAGGCCTCTCAGAGGCACGTCATcactaaaactgaaatttctgcatattttttgcatattttgggtgatttttgcatatttttttatatttatttcggatgagaaaattgcataaaatatcgcatattttcatcatatttctgCATAAGAATCCCAGCTCTAGACATcactttcgattttttcaacatttcacttGAATTCTGAGATGCTTTATTATTTATCAACTTTAAATTATGATGTTTCAAGCACTAATTGTCACCAAATTCACCtcaattttacaagaatttcttcaattttgataaattttcgttgattttcataatttttttacaggttACATGATGcgagtaatttttggcaaattttattctattttgatgatatttgattaatttttattggATTACAATCgacataatttttacaaaattttgctcgaattctgagatttttatcaattttttatcatttttacttaCTTGCTTTTGGGTCATTTAAGCAAACTTTAATGTTTCTTTATGCAAATTTTGCCTAACtagtgcaaaatttcatcaattttttgtcaattttcatgacaattttacagattttctgcgctatttttactgattttcaaataaattttgataatattcaacctactttttgtaattttttacaatttattataaatttgggatttttgagattttttactttCAGAATACTTTATTAAATTTCTGCTAATTTCTAACTATTTTCACAAattcttgataaaatttttttgaagaaatattcgCAAAGTTTGCTCaattgtgatgatttttttcactcaattgataatttgaaattttgacaaattttcatgcaatttagagaacatttaaattattttttataactcAATCTGGCCAACTTTTGCaagattttactcaatttcCAAGACCTTCAGCTTCTTTAAgtaactttttcacaattttattccaatttgataatatttgaccaacttttcgtaattttgaaaaatttctccatgTTTTAGTAagtattcgaatttttggttaattttagGATTGTACCgtaattttgagatattttctaAACTTTTGGTCGTTTTCTAATACCCCATCAATTTTGGTAACTattgagtgattttttaaaccaaCTTTATCATTGTAGGTACACATAGGTTTGGTAGCCGTTAAaagtattcctgggtaaaataggtgaatgctcctgtcctcggatttttgaaattttgatgaaacattgttgggccTCTCCTCCAATGTGACCCTTAGGAGAGTCCAACTgaaaatctaacttcatattcgtgttcagcgagttcgattcgtaggtatgataacgatacccatattgtcgatcttctttcgccccaaaattggggtttcaagaagttggttagttttctattatttttatagAGACccgcatgcaaaatttcagaattatatcactggcagtatcgctttttttttggtggtgccgtgatacaaaaaacacatttttgagttttttaagaTGACCCAcctgcagaaaaaatttgaaaaaataccaataatcaTTATAGTAGGTACTCGggcaaatttatttttgaaagaaaaaaaattttgtgtaccCGAATTAGATTTGAAGACagggcggtttcaaattttcttctgtCAATATCTCCCGCCctcctgggggggggggctaaaaactgtgaaaaaattcacgttgatcCATTATATTTTGGATggattcaaaactcgttgaagtatgatttttttttctccgaaaaacgtgtttttcggCCATTGTGGACAAAGGGGTAGGgtgggagaaatttttttggctccaacatttatTTAAAAGGCActcaacaatgtttcatcaacatttcaaaaatccgaggacagggacatttcacctgtTTTACCCGGGGATACCCTTTCGTGCTCGTTATAAGCGTCGAGTTTTGAATTAAGTAGTACATACAAGATATacatacagtatgacacaaaagtagtgttcggtggcttttatttctaagtggaaagagctagcgagaagAATGAAgtggcgttgagtagggaaaaataaggtcTTTCAAAAGcggccttgaaaatttcaggcccatgcacagggtgtccaaaaacatgatatgaatttttttgaaaccggttcattaatttacaaccagttgacaaaaaatacccataaaattgtagatagagaaaaaagcttgagacaaaagttgtagagcgtgaaaaattacacaattctgtctaatcacattttgaaaccggttcactggttcgcatttagcaaccagtttttgacaatcaactaaaaattggagatagagaaaaaagcttgaaacaaaagttgtagagcgcaaaaaattgaaccattttcgccgattggattttgaaaccggttcattaattagcaaccagttatcaaaaattacctaagaattggagatcgagaaaaaagcttgaaacaaaagttgtagagtgtgaaaaatgacgcaattctgttcaatcacattttgaaaccggttcactggtTCGCATTTGGCAAGCATGTTTTTAACAAacgcctaaaaattggagatagagaaaaaaaattggaacaaaagttgtagagtgtgaaaaattgaaccatttttgcagatcagattttgaaaatggctagttaatttgcaaccaggtaacttttgatggcttgctgcgaattaatgaactggtttcaaaatctgattggcggaaatatgtatgtagttcaatatttcacactctacaacttatgcttcatgtttttttttttctattcatatcacgtttttgtcgtcTTAGTGTGTAGAACACGTTGCGTcaataaaaatcagtttgaattttttgatcaaaccggttttacaatttgtggactgCTCTACACAGAAATGAAAGGATggaaaattcatcatctttgAATCAAACCCCTAGGAACACCCTCTAGACTAAAATTTTCTCCgaatgattttcaataattcaaaatgaaaattctcgtATTTAATCAGAATTATACCTTTTGTTCTGTGATCTGCTCCATGGTGACAGATTGGTCACAATAATTGTTCAAAACAAAGTTGAGCGTtccaatttttgctcaaaatcttTCCAAAACAAAGCAAAGAAAATCTCACCTTTCTAATAGGATATTTTAGGCTCGACGAGCCCTATTTTTTCCTGTaggattctcaaaaaatttatttcttgtgGAGAggtgagaaatttgaaattcttttcatCACACCAGATGAAgcccagtttgaaaaaaaaattaagggttCTGtggaaaaataaagagaaacgAAATCGTAAAATATCCGTGAAAGTTTCTATCGATAAGATGGGTTATTGCTTTTCTGAAAGTCTTCTTTTCGAGATATTTTGaaaccaactttgaaaaattcaatttgagaaattttaaagtaTCAAATTATTGGAGAATCTGTCAGAAAACTTGCATAATTGTctgaaaattcactgaaaattgaaggagatAATATCTCAAAATCTGGCAAATATCAAAtataatttccaaaacttttccACAAATGTAAAAAATACGATGTTTAATTAGTTATTCtctgaaggttttttttttgagattttcgaaCGAAGATTAAAAAGTTAAActttattgaacaattttttgatgattccTAAAATAGGACGCCGCGCCgtttaaatatgtacataatatgaaTATCTTTATCaattcacctgtcaaaattttaattttactcacTTCCTAATAcctgtattttgtattttttgattacaGGACGCAAATTCGGTGGTTACAAAATCCTTCCAAAACCTTGTAAAGATACGTCGTCGCCGCAAAAAGAGAACACCGGTGTTTGCATGTTCAATTATGAATGTACGCAAAGAGCGGGAACGGTGGTCGGCTCCTGTATGGATGGCTTCCTGTACGGCACATGTTGCAAATTACCAGTCGGCGTATCCGTGTCGACCGTCGAGGACACATCTCCGGCAGCCGATACGACGTCTTCGAAACCAGCGTCGTTCCTCTCATCTTCGGCGGTCAACGACCATCGTTCAACCACCATCTCTCACCATCACGCCAATAAACCACCTCACATAGAGCATTCGCCGGAAGAAACCTTTCTTCTATATAAAAACGGCACCGTTGTACAAAATGTATATAGTCCGgatgattttttattctttacTAAACAACAAACGCCATTATACATGCACACTAGTCCATTACCCGAAACCGATATCTACGATAATACCAAAGTGCACCACCAGCAGACTGTCTCAGATTCCAACGATTTGAATAAACGCGCTACGTATCATTATCAAAAGCTCACGACGTTATCGAACGGCGATAACGCTGCTCATAATACTAATagtaatagtaataataatatcaGTCCTAGTCAGATATTCGATTTAGCCATGTCTTCGTATAGCAAACCACCATCGACGTCTACTCCAAAGTCGGAAAATCGTCACACCAGTACGACTCCTAAGCCATATTACACTACTTCCAGTAGCCGAGAACCATTCAGTCCGAATTTCCCATCTAAATACGGTTCTTCGATGGCTCACACTACGAAAATCTCGCCTCCGACGACTGTCCGTACCAATGACGGATACAGCAGTAGTTCAACATCTAAATATCTGTTCAGTACAACTCCTCAACTAACTTCCGTCTACGGATCGgaaattaccaataaaaacGACGTATTTGACGAAGACGAGAACCTAGTCAGAGTACCAACTTTGACTGCGGAAAACGTTCATAATAAATATGGTTCGAACCAGAACAACAATTCGTCCATCAATCATATTCTGTGGCTTTTGAACGACACCAGATACGAGTCGGAAATCGAGACTGAGACAGCTACTCAACCTACCCAGTCATTCTACACTTGGTTATCGGTACAGAATAACGCTGAGAAAAGCAGTAGCCAATCTTATCACACTAAACCCGTCACCCATAGCATATATCACGATAAAACCAGCAGCACACCGATGAGCAGCACGACAGTTCATCATATTCCAGGACCAGCGTTCCACGTCACACCCGAAGTGAAAATCACGCCTAAACCACCGAATAACGCCGAGTCGGTGCCCACAGTGATTGTGCTGACTTCGGCTCAAGACACAAACCCCAATCCGTCACCGTCTATTGGCCAAAAGAAGCCTGTATTTAGTTACGCGACTACGGCCAGTTACAACGTTAGTTACCATTTCCCTCAAGCTGGTTCGAGCTCCAGCAATAAGCCTTACGTCAAACCCAGTTATTCGTCGAAGCCGTACCAAGATAAACCTAAACCAACTTACAGTCTTCTGATTACTGCCAAACCATCTCAAGCATCTATCAGCAGTAGTAGCACGATTCGTCCAGTTACTGCTGGATATATCTCGAAGCCAATCTACAGCGATCTGGGCACGTCTTCGAAGCCGGCTCTGTTTTCAACCACTCCATTCACTACATCCCAAAAACCCCCTCTAAAGGCGCAAATAACCCAGTCAACGTCGATCTATACGCCTAAACCAGAGACACCTTCGACTTCAACGATGCCTTCGTTGATGCAAACCACCATCGTTACAACAGCGAAGCCAATATTTGGCTCGAATCTGCACGCGTCAGATAGTGTTCTGAAACCAGTCTACAGTCCATCGCCAATCCCATCGTTGACCAATTCAGTACCTCTGTATTCCACATCGAGCTACGTCTCCATCAAACCATCTGGTAGCAATTTATACAGTACAACTCCTCCTTTGTATTTCGAGGATAATCCAACACGTCCTGTATACCCATTCGGCAACTACCTCATCAACTCGACCGAAGACCTGATAGCATTTCCACCAGTTCGAGACCCGAATGTGAATTTAACAGCTACTCAACAAGAGAACCCCTTGATAACATCGACTACAACATTCGGCGACGACGAAACCGAAGTAACACCTCAATTCGTAGTCGACAAAACATTGGAAGACAAAGTGCACGTATTCGTTGAGAAAATCGTGCAATCTTTACAAGGTAATTTCGAAGACCTCGAGAAGGTCTTGATTACCGGAGAGTCGACCAATAACGTCACCGTCAGCAATGGCAGTCCGAACAAAAAGCCGACGACGGTGACCAAAAAACCGACTAAGAAGCCCACAGGTACGACGAAACCTTCGTCAGCCCGACCACCTTCGGCCAAACCAGCCATTACCACGTTACCAGTTACTCCTACTCttattaccaaaaagccaacGAAGAAGCCGTCTTTAGCTACCACCGTGCAGCTATTCCAGCCGTCGTCAACGGCTCAAAATACCATTGTCACATTACCCAATAAGAAGCCAATCAAAATTACTACTACGGTTTCCATATTACCggcgtcgtcgttgtcgtcgtccaCTGAGCAGACGCCCAGTTCGGTGTCTTTTTACGAAGAGGAACAATTTGTGACTACGACTAAAATTGGGACTGGAAGTGGGACTGGTAGCGAGGAGCAAGGTGATTTTAGAAGAGGTTTGTATGAAACatgtaattatgtatttatgtCAGGAATGGATTGAAAGGGGATAAGATGGCGTTTTTGAttcacattcaattttttttaaaattagtatcTCAGAGGCCAGAAACAATAAAGGTTTCCAACGCCAGTAATTTCTGTTTCTTCAACAATGTATGGAATTAGCAGGGTCTGCGAGAGAGACGCAAATCATGCACTTGCAccagattttcattttctttgtgGGGTCCCAAACCCAATGAACTGATGCATCTCCAAAACGCCTTCACATGGTCCATTGTAAACGTGTTGAACAAAACTCCAGTCGACATTTATTGAAAACTCGAGTTTTGTTTAATAAGGAGCCTCTCTGAAATAGTAACTGGATGCTGAGTTCAATTTCTACCGGTTTGGAAACAGCGGAACACTGGAGGGGAAGGGGCAAGGGCAGGACTCTCTTTCTTACCAGCCCTGAGGATTTGAAGCTTCATATCAAAACCAggctaaaaaaatataaataaagaGCAAAAAAGCAAGGTtgaggaattaaaaaaatttgatttcgattctggttcaacttcaattttttaattttagtctCAGCCACTCTTGATTCCAATTTCTCTGCTCTGGTTGCAGTTCCAGTTCAATCATTTTAGTTTTGATTCTCATTGGTAAGATTTCATTCGGTTCAGAATAATCTTGGAAAATGTTACGTCGTATACAACAGATTTTATATTATAACGAGGGCTCGTAGATactcaaaaaaacactcacacAAAAAAGAACatcacaaattgaaataaaaagttgGGCTATTTTGCAACTTATTGATTTAAAAGAATCAGATTTCTtgcttgacaatttttggcaacgaagtgagaagaatttttgcaatttctggcaaaaaaatgcaaaacagtcagactttgacaattttagcaaaaaaaagcgAGTCTTTCGGACTATTTTGCAACTTCAGATTTCTTgtttgacaacttttggcaaCGAAGTGAgaagaatttttgcagtttctgataaaaaaaaaaaaaaatacaaaaaagtcaaactttgacaattttaggaaaaggaagagtttttggcaatttctggcaaaaaagcgagtcTTCCGGACTATTTATGGAACAAAGTaaaattgtttggaattttttgcaaaaattaacaattttgctaaaaagcaagaatttcagttttctgaaaaaaaatgagaattttttacaattttttgcaaaaagcaagactttgagaattttagagaaaaactcgacttcatgaaaattattaacaaaaaagttggatttctgtcaaaaaagggaGACTCGagtgcttaattttttttaaggtcAAAATCTTTAGcagttttgctaaaaagcaaaagtttaacaattttagcaaaaagtacaGATTCTTGGAAATCAGTCagtgacccaaaaaaaaataatttaaaaaaaacgaatttttttcgcaattttatggtacgaaaacaagaatttttggtaatttttggcaacatctgctgaaaaaaaagcaaaacttcgcaatttttctaaaaagcgaaaattttattattgtccaatttttggaaaaaagcaagactatatcgacaattttattgaaaagcaGGAATATGAGcattggcaatttctggcaaaaagtgagacttttgagTATTTACTTTTTGGTAAGAAatgctattttcaatttttaggtaaaaaagcgaaatttttgggtaaatctTGGGTGAAAAATaaggactttttggaattttatgtgaaaaaagcaacaattttcaacaagaaacaaGACTATTCGTATacggcaattttgaaaaaagtgagattttttgacatttttggtagaaagcgaaactttgacaatttttagaaaaaaatttgcttttgtAACTGAAATGCTGTAAAGGAAGTTAgccagttgaaaaagaaatgaggaaagaagaatttttgagtcgaaattttctcaaagctGCAATTCTCTAAATTCTCTGTCTATGtcatgaaattctgaaaaatcctcTTTTTGGGTCATAATTCAactaccaaatttttcaatcctaaattttctccaaaaaatgccttaaaaatatcaaaatctgtGATTTGGCAGCTACAATTCCGAAAAATCTGTTTTCCCAGTCATACATATTTCAACTACAAATGCATTTTGTGGGCTACTTTCGACTTgagtgagaaaaattcaatttttgagctcaaataattctggaaaaatgCGCTAAAAAGCTCAGTCTCTGACTGCTACAATTCTGAAACAACGTCCTTCTAGGCTGTATCTCAACTTCCAACGTTTTTTGGAAACCACTTCTTTCATTAGTGAGAAAATATGAGTTTTCGAACGCAggtttcctaaaaaaaaaaatacctattctaAAACCTTCAAAATCTGCAATGGAGCgcccaaaattctgaaaaatcctcATTATACATAGTTCATGTTTCAACTACATACCAATAAGCTTTGGCGAACACTTTCCCCAATAGTgagaaaaagtaatgaaaataagAGAAAGTGCACTTGTAACTTACATTTCTTACCAAATTTATGCtcctaaaatctcaaaatctgcgATTGAGCAGCTACAATTCTGTAAATCCTCTTTTAGGTCATATTTCAGCTACTATCGAATTTTTGAgaccattttttacatgattgaaaaaaagagcatttctggtctcaaattttttttcaaaaaaacatctcaaaatcttgaaatgtgcGATTGGGAAACTACAATTCTATAAATCCTTTTTCTGGGTTATATTTTGAATTATCGCCACGTTTTGGGGACCACTTTTCACTTGAGtgagaaaaagtgaatttttggtccaaatttcctcaaaaaaaaaaaaaaaaatggaaaaatacccTAAGGGTCTACAAATCTGCGATTGAGCAGCTCAACGCAACGGAATAATCTGTCTTGGGTGTATTATTTTTAGCATGGTGTTTTGAAGAAGGCCTCCTAGAAATGAGGATTTGGAGACAATGATTGGCTATTGGATTTTAATACCTGAGTTTATGTAATTTCTGAACAATGTTAACCAACTTATTCTCTCAATCCAACTCCGGCTCAACACTTGATCGAGTCCCAAAATTCTAACTTAATCGAAATATATATTTTCAGAATGTGGAATTCGACCATTAGCTCGTAAAAATGGTAGGATTGTCGGAGGTAAAGGATCAACGTTCGGTGAATGGCCATGGCAAGTATTGGTCCGAGAAACCACGTGGCTGGGtttattcaagaaaaacaaATGCGGAGGGGTGTTAATTACGAATAGACACGTCATTACCGCAGCCCATTGTCAACCAGGGTGAGTATCATATTATTTCAGTGATTCTAGACACTTTTTCatgaaacgtgaaaattttgtcTAAAATGACGGAGCTACGAGTACATTCTCGAGCACAATAATATCCTTTCACAATGAAAGAAAGTTTATCATATTATGTATTCGACCACAGATTCTGGGCTCATTTAGAAGCAGTATTTGGCGAATACGATATCAGCGGTGAAGTGGAGTCGAAACGAAGTGTCAGCAGAAACGTACGAAGGGTTATTTTGCACAGGCAATACGACGCAGCAACATTCGAGAACGATATAGCTTTATTAGAATTGGAATCGCCGATTGAATTTGACTCTCATATTGTGCCTATCTGTTTGCCTGACGATGACGAAGATTTCACTGGTCGCATGGCCACTGTTACCGGTTGGGGAAGATTAAAATATGGTAAATATTTGTTTACGTCTTGATTCGCCTATGTATAGCTTCGTATTATttaggtcaaaaaaaaaaacatctgtgTATAGGTTAACACAGTAGGTAAACAAAACTTTCATACTTGAaacggagaaaaaaatgacaaaaaaattcaacgcgttattaaaactgaaaaaaatcatattaaaaaataatttattatatcGATTTTCTCGATCAC encodes:
- the LOC135835729 gene encoding serine protease filzig-like — protein: MPDRVVALQLLSSYWLAVILPPLPGILCFSAIYNNERISAFSNLSPYFHQGRKFGGYKILPKPCKDTSSPQKENTGVCMFNYECTQRAGTVVGSCMDGFLYGTCCKLPVGVSVSTVEDTSPAADTTSSKPASFLSSSAVNDHRSTTISHHHANKPPHIEHSPEETFLLYKNGTVVQNVYSPDDFLFFTKQQTPLYMHTSPLPETDIYDNTKVHHQQTVSDSNDLNKRATYHYQKLTTLSNGDNAAHNTNSNSNNNISPSQIFDLAMSSYSKPPSTSTPKSENRHTSTTPKPYYTTSSSREPFSPNFPSKYGSSMAHTTKISPPTTVRTNDGYSSSSTSKYLFSTTPQLTSVYGSEITNKNDVFDEDENLVRVPTLTAENVHNKYGSNQNNNSSINHILWLLNDTRYESEIETETATQPTQSFYTWLSVQNNAEKSSSQSYHTKPVTHSIYHDKTSSTPMSSTTVHHIPGPAFHVTPEVKITPKPPNNAESVPTVIVLTSAQDTNPNPSPSIGQKKPVFSYATTASYNVSYHFPQAGSSSSNKPYVKPSYSSKPYQDKPKPTYSLLITAKPSQASISSSSTIRPVTAGYISKPIYSDLGTSSKPALFSTTPFTTSQKPPLKAQITQSTSIYTPKPETPSTSTMPSLMQTTIVTTAKPIFGSNLHASDSVLKPVYSPSPIPSLTNSVPLYSTSSYVSIKPSGSNLYSTTPPLYFEDNPTRPVYPFGNYLINSTEDLIAFPPVRDPNVNLTATQQENPLITSTTTFGDDETEVTPQFVVDKTLEDKVHVFVEKIVQSLQGNFEDLEKVLITGESTNNVTVSNGSPNKKPTTVTKKPTKKPTGTTKPSSARPPSAKPAITTLPVTPTLITKKPTKKPSLATTVQLFQPSSTAQNTIVTLPNKKPIKITTTVSILPASSLSSSTEQTPSSVSFYEEEQFVTTTKIGTGSGTGSEEQGDFRRECGIRPLARKNGRIVGGKGSTFGEWPWQVLVRETTWLGLFKKNKCGGVLITNRHVITAAHCQPGFWAHLEAVFGEYDISGEVESKRSVSRNVRRVILHRQYDAATFENDIALLELESPIEFDSHIVPICLPDDDEDFTGRMATVTGWGRLKYGGGVPSVLQEVQVPVIENRVCQEMFQTAGHSKVILSSFLCAGYANGQRDSCEGDSGGPLMVERNDGRWVLVATVSHGIKCAAPYLPGVYMRTTYYKPWLQTVTKLQGVA